The following are encoded in a window of Peromyscus maniculatus bairdii isolate BWxNUB_F1_BW_parent chromosome X, HU_Pman_BW_mat_3.1, whole genome shotgun sequence genomic DNA:
- the Ndufb11 gene encoding NADH dehydrogenase [ubiquinone] 1 beta subcomplex subunit 11, mitochondrial produces MAARLLSLYARRLSAAAVIRGLPAARVRWESSRAVISPSAVERKRQREPTMRWQEDPEPEDENLYAKNPDFHGFDQDPVVDVWNMRAVFFFGFSIALVFGTTFVAYLPDYRMQEWARREAERLVKYREANGLPIMESNCFDPSKIQLPEDD; encoded by the exons ATGGCGGCCCGGCTGTTAAGTTTGTATGCTCGCCGCCTTTCCGCAGCAGCGGTGATACGAGGGCTTCCGGCTGCCCGCGTTCGCTGGGAATCCTCCAGGGCTGTAATCTCCCCATCTGCTGTGGAGAGAAAGCGGCAACGAGAACCGACCATGCGCTGGCAGGAGGACCCAGAACCCGAGGACGAAAACCTCTACGCGAAg AACCCAGACTTCCATGGTTTTGACCAGGACCCTGTGGTGGATGTCTGGAATATGCGAGCTgtcttcttctttggtttttccaTCGCCTTGGTCTTTGGTACCACATTTGTGGCATATCTGCCTGACTACAG GATGCAAGAGTGGGCCCGCCGGGAAGCTGAGAGACTTGTGAAATATCGAGAAGCCAACGGCCTCCCCATCATGGAATCCAACTGTTTTGATCCCAGCAAGATCCAGTTACCAGAAGATGACTGA